AGCGTGCCTGCTTTTGTCTGGCCGCAAATAAAAACAACCTTCGACTTTGTACCGGAAACACTTTACGGACCACATGCTTTTGATCTGGAACATTTCTCAAGGGTGTTCGCCTCATATATCATTCCTTTAACAATCGGGATACTAATACTTAGCATCGCCTTTAGTTGGTCCTTGACTCGCTGGAGCGGCCGTTCTCGTCAATGGGCAGAAAAATTCATTGTTTACAGGGTCTACAGGAACTATCGCGGCGCGATGTTTCTTTCGACCCTATCTACTCTGGTAAAGCGAGGCTCTGGTCTCAATCTTCGAGAAGGCATACAGGCAATCTCATTGCAGGCGGAGCCTTGGTTGCAATGGTATTGCCAACGCATCATGGAGAATATTGAGCTCGGCTTTGTGGATGGTAGGCTATTCGATGTGGGCCTGATGGAGTCGGATGCTCTTTATTACTTGTTCGATATTTCTGAAGCAAATTCTTTAGAAGCTGGTCTCCAACTAACAGGCCGTCGCACAGAGCGCGATATGGGAAAGAGCATCAAAAAACGTGCATTTATCATCCGATGGAGCATTTTATTTGTATCGTTGGCAATAGTCGGCTGGGTTGTTTTCAATACCTTTAATGCTATTCATGAAATGACCGATGCCGCAAAAATGGTTTTTCTGTGATCCCGTTTCAAACCGCTTTAACTAGGAGCAAACAATATGCAAAACATGATCAATATCACTCGTCGCACACGCAAATCGATTCGATGCAAGAACAATGAAGGCGGCTTCACGTTTATCGAACTGATGATTGTTGCGGCGATCATCGCGATCCTCGCAGTGCTTGCTGTACCAGTGCTGCAGGGCCTCTACCGCGAGTACCGCGCGCCCTACTTTGCGCGCGACTTGGCCAGGGCAGTCAACACGCTGCAAGGAGCTGCGAACACCGTGGCCACTGCGACGCCGTACACCGGCGTCACAACTGCAACACTGGCCAGCGCGCTGAAGGACACCGCATTCAGCGTCTCCGGCGCAGCGGCCACCCATTCGATCCAAGCGACCGGCCTGGCCCCTCAAGCAGTTGCCGTGACGGGCACGCCTGGCGCGAACCTCGTCATCACAGTCTCAAAGGTCCACGAAAAGGCCTGTATGCCCATGCTGACCCAGATGGTCCGAGTCGCTGAAAGCATCAAGGTGGGCACAACCCCAGTAAAGGTCGCTGGTGCGCAGCCTGCAATTGCGACGCTGCAAAGCGCCTGCGCGGTTCCCGCAGGCGCCGACATTGAATACACCATCCAATAACACCCCTCCCGCCGTGCCTAAGTAGGCACGGCAAAAGGACACCATGCTGCGCACGCGCCATCATCGCAAACAACAACAGGCGGGCTTCCTCATGCTTGAGCTCATCGCTGTGCTTGGCTTGACCGCTGTACTCGGCGTCTATGCATCCAAGGAGGCAATCGACAAGATCAACAGCGGCCGCGCAGAAGCTACCGGCGTCTACCTCTCGACGCTCAAGGATGGACTGGACAAGTTCCTGAACCTCAATGCCCAGGCCCTTGCCATGGGATCGGTTGTGGCCGGCTTCTCCGATCCACTCGCACCCACAGTCGACGAGCTGCGCACTGCCAAGTATTTGGCTGCCTCATTTCCTCTCATCGACCCAATGAGGCGCCGGCAACTCATCACGGTGGATCGATCTGGCTGCCCAGGATCGACGTGCTCGCTTACCGCCTATTCGTATAGCCACCTACCACTGACCGCCAGCTGCAATGGATATGCAACCGATGGAGCCTGCGCGGCTGCGATGGGCTCCATTTGGCATGTGCAAGCTGAAGAGATCAGATCCGCTAGCCAGGGTTATGGCGCTACGGTGACCTTGCTTGCGCCCACTCGCCTGCGCGGGAGCAGCTGTAACTATCCAACTCCAGGGGGCGCAGCTCCAGCCACATATGGCGTCTGCACGACCAGGACTGCAGCGATCTATTCTCAATTTGTACGCATCCGAGACGACCGCGATCCCGATCTGCAAGGCGACTTGAGCGTCGTGGGGAAAGTGAAGTCAGGCTCGCTCGTGTCTCAGTCGTTGTCGATCAGCAATGGACCAACCGAGACCGCCAGCATCAACAGCGGCGGCGACCTGACGGTTAAGAATGGCTCTGGTGTCCCTACGGCCGGCATCTCGATGAGCGACGGCTCTGGTCGAACGTATGGCCAGGTCATCAAGCCAACTAGCGTTCAAGTCAAGGGCAGCTCATGTACTGGAGCCAACCAGCAAGGCGATATTGCTCAGGACTCGACTAGCCAGGGACTCGTCATGTGCATTGGAGGTACTTGGAAAGGAATCTCCCCGCAAAAGGATGCTATAGCCGGAGGATGGTGTCCGCAGAACGGCGGAGTCGCATGGAAT
This DNA window, taken from Comamonas testosteroni TK102, encodes the following:
- a CDS encoding type II secretion system protein, encoding MLRTRHHRKQQQAGFLMLELIAVLGLTAVLGVYASKEAIDKINSGRAEATGVYLSTLKDGLDKFLNLNAQALAMGSVVAGFSDPLAPTVDELRTAKYLAASFPLIDPMRRRQLITVDRSGCPGSTCSLTAYSYSHLPLTASCNGYATDGACAAAMGSIWHVQAEEIRSASQGYGATVTLLAPTRLRGSSCNYPTPGGAAPATYGVCTTRTAAIYSQFVRIRDDRDPDLQGDLSVVGKVKSGSLVSQSLSISNGPTETASINSGGDLTVKNGSGVPTAGISMSDGSGRTYGQVIKPTSVQVKGSSCTGANQQGDIAQDSTSQGLVMCIGGTWKGISPQKDAIAGGWCPQNGGVAWNAQDIALYCSGNQWVPLADRFGKKIFIESYSASNGTWIPKPACVSGTAGSMVILTPKNQSTDAVKLNHYATDYGWAWLVSVVDNLGAAAAGEAIAQTYCIY
- a CDS encoding prepilin-type N-terminal cleavage/methylation domain-containing protein, with product MQNMINITRRTRKSIRCKNNEGGFTFIELMIVAAIIAILAVLAVPVLQGLYREYRAPYFARDLARAVNTLQGAANTVATATPYTGVTTATLASALKDTAFSVSGAAATHSIQATGLAPQAVAVTGTPGANLVITVSKVHEKACMPMLTQMVRVAESIKVGTTPVKVAGAQPAIATLQSACAVPAGADIEYTIQ